Proteins encoded within one genomic window of Oceanispirochaeta sp.:
- a CDS encoding LuxR C-terminal-related transcriptional regulator encodes KTVSTYRARLLQKMNLKNNSQLIYYAVKHNLISQN; translated from the coding sequence TCAAAACCGTCAGTACCTATAGAGCCAGGCTGCTGCAGAAGATGAACCTGAAAAACAATTCACAGTTAATCTATTATGCGGTAAAACATAACCTCATATCCCAGAACTAA